A region from the Kribbella shirazensis genome encodes:
- a CDS encoding aldo/keto reductase: protein MDLRTLGRTGIELSPVGFGCWAIGGPFSNPAGEPLGWGVVDDEESVRAIRRAVELGVTFFDTADVYGAGHSERVLGKALAGIRDQVVIATKWGNTFDESTRVMHHQDATPEYVHKAVRASLERLGTDYLDLYQLHFDTTDEIALPLREACEELVREGLIRGYAWSTDTLHSAELFAQGEHCAAVQHEASVLHDAPDFFALCEREDLASINRTPLGMGILGRRNASTPATGADIRTLPPSWLRYFDEGGVPAPEWWEKVTAIRDVLQSDGRTLAQGALAWLWARSPRTVPIPGFRTVAQAEENARAMEFGPLTEEQVQEIAKLLQ, encoded by the coding sequence ATGGATCTGCGCACCTTGGGACGTACCGGAATCGAGCTCAGCCCCGTCGGATTCGGCTGCTGGGCGATCGGCGGACCGTTCAGCAACCCGGCCGGAGAGCCCCTGGGCTGGGGCGTCGTCGACGACGAGGAGTCCGTCCGGGCGATCCGGCGGGCCGTCGAGCTCGGCGTGACCTTCTTCGACACCGCCGACGTGTACGGCGCCGGCCACAGCGAACGGGTTCTCGGGAAGGCCCTCGCCGGGATCCGCGACCAAGTGGTGATCGCGACCAAGTGGGGCAACACGTTCGACGAGTCGACCCGGGTCATGCACCACCAGGACGCGACACCGGAGTACGTCCACAAGGCCGTCCGGGCGTCGCTCGAGCGGCTCGGGACGGACTATCTGGACCTCTACCAGCTGCACTTCGACACGACCGACGAGATCGCGCTGCCGCTCCGCGAGGCCTGCGAGGAACTCGTCCGCGAAGGACTGATCCGCGGCTACGCGTGGAGCACCGACACGCTGCACAGCGCGGAACTGTTCGCGCAGGGCGAGCACTGCGCGGCGGTCCAGCACGAGGCGAGCGTCCTGCACGACGCGCCGGACTTCTTCGCGCTGTGCGAACGCGAGGACCTGGCCAGCATCAACCGGACACCGTTGGGGATGGGGATCCTCGGCCGGCGCAACGCGAGCACACCGGCCACCGGCGCGGACATCCGCACGCTGCCGCCGTCCTGGTTGCGGTACTTCGACGAAGGCGGCGTCCCCGCTCCGGAATGGTGGGAGAAGGTGACCGCCATCCGCGACGTCCTACAGAGCGACGGGCGGACCCTGGCGCAGGGCGCGCTGGCGTGGCTGTGGGCCCGGAGCCCGCGGACCGTGCCGATCCCCGGCTTCCGCACGGTCGCACAGGCCGAGGAGAACGCCCGCGCGATGGAGTTCGGGCCACTGACCGAGGAACAGGTCCAGGAGATCGCCAAGCTCCTGCAGTGA
- a CDS encoding alpha-N-arabinofuranosidase, producing the protein MPQASSSRVVIDLDVPGPTINRHLYGHFAEHLGRCIYGGFYVGEDSPIPNEGGIRLDVVEALRALDIPNLRWPGGCFADEYHWKDGIGPKADRPSMVNTHWGNVEENNHFGTHEFMALCELLGAAPYVNGNVGSGTVREMSEWVEYLTREGDSPMVRLRKANGRDEPWQVPFWGIGNEAWGCGGNLRAEAYADLARRYATFLKDHGDNKLYRIAAGASDDDLAWTEALLKAVSCLGCGREPKNIFQAISFHYYTVAGTWEHKGSATEFDLDEYYRTLSKAQGVERVIRAHSSLMDAYDPERKIGLVLDEWGTWWDVEPGTNPGFLYQQNAMRDALVASLHFDVFHRHAERLVMANIAQTVNVLQAMLLTDDSDTGGGLVRTPTYHVFEMNKGHQDATAVPVHVVEQPTYELDGTAMELVSASASVKDGRALVSVSNLDPVAAADVVLDLRGASVRETAGRLLTASKPQAYNTVGDPDAVAPVPLVVEPEPRGLRVTLPPHSFATVSLVL; encoded by the coding sequence GTGCCTCAAGCATCGTCGTCCCGGGTCGTGATCGATCTCGACGTACCGGGTCCCACCATCAACCGGCACCTGTACGGTCACTTCGCCGAGCACCTCGGGCGGTGCATCTACGGCGGGTTCTACGTCGGCGAGGACTCACCGATCCCGAACGAGGGCGGCATCCGGCTCGACGTGGTGGAGGCGCTGCGGGCGCTGGACATCCCGAACCTGCGCTGGCCGGGCGGTTGCTTCGCGGACGAGTACCACTGGAAGGACGGCATCGGGCCGAAGGCGGACCGGCCGTCGATGGTGAACACGCACTGGGGCAACGTCGAGGAGAACAACCACTTCGGCACCCACGAGTTCATGGCGTTGTGCGAGCTGCTCGGCGCCGCGCCGTACGTGAACGGGAACGTCGGCAGCGGGACCGTGCGGGAGATGAGCGAGTGGGTCGAGTACCTGACCCGCGAGGGCGACAGCCCGATGGTGCGGCTGCGCAAGGCCAACGGGCGCGACGAGCCGTGGCAGGTCCCGTTCTGGGGCATCGGCAACGAGGCCTGGGGCTGCGGCGGGAACCTGCGGGCGGAGGCGTACGCCGACCTCGCCCGGCGGTACGCCACGTTCCTGAAGGACCACGGCGACAACAAGCTGTACCGGATCGCGGCCGGCGCGTCGGACGACGACCTGGCGTGGACCGAGGCGTTGCTCAAGGCGGTCAGCTGCCTCGGCTGCGGACGCGAGCCGAAGAACATCTTCCAGGCGATCTCGTTCCACTACTACACGGTCGCCGGAACGTGGGAGCACAAGGGCAGCGCGACCGAGTTCGACCTCGACGAGTACTACCGGACGCTGTCGAAGGCGCAGGGTGTGGAGCGGGTGATCCGCGCGCATTCCTCGCTGATGGACGCGTACGACCCGGAGCGCAAGATCGGTCTGGTGCTGGACGAGTGGGGCACCTGGTGGGACGTCGAGCCGGGCACGAACCCGGGCTTCCTGTACCAGCAGAACGCGATGCGCGACGCGTTGGTGGCGAGCCTGCACTTCGACGTGTTCCACCGGCACGCGGAGCGGCTGGTGATGGCGAACATCGCGCAGACCGTGAACGTGTTGCAGGCAATGTTGCTCACGGACGACAGTGACACAGGCGGTGGGCTGGTGCGAACCCCGACGTACCACGTGTTCGAGATGAACAAGGGCCACCAGGACGCGACGGCGGTGCCGGTGCATGTGGTCGAGCAGCCGACGTACGAGCTGGATGGTACGGCGATGGAGTTGGTGTCGGCGTCCGCGTCGGTGAAGGACGGGCGGGCACTGGTGTCGGTCAGCAACCTCGATCCGGTGGCGGCGGCGGACGTCGTACTCGATCTGCGGGGCGCGTCGGTGCGGGAGACGGCGGGACGGTTGCTGACGGCATCGAAACCGCAGGCTTACAACACGGTCGGCGATCCGGATGCGGTGGCTCCGGTTCCGCTCGTCGTGGAACCGGAGCCGCGCGGCCTGCGGGTGACGTTGCCGCCGCACTCGTTCGCTACGGTCAGCTTGGTTTTGTGA
- a CDS encoding BON domain-containing protein, with product MRVTIDRGRNHGVRMRRPGRSLLAGAGLAAAGIGTGMLVEYLLDPDRGRARRARMRDQSAHTTHRMTDSLNGMSHDVANRSRGVAMGMRYRVAGRSADDAVLHDRVRAELGRHVSHPHALQVRVDAGVVTLTGDVLAAEEHSARRGVKRIPGVKGVHAQWTVHDEPGDVPTLQGKPTSRSKS from the coding sequence ATGCGAGTGACCATCGACCGTGGCCGGAACCACGGCGTCAGAATGCGGAGACCCGGCCGATCGCTGCTCGCCGGCGCCGGTCTGGCGGCAGCCGGGATCGGTACCGGCATGCTCGTCGAGTACCTGCTCGATCCCGACCGCGGGCGGGCGCGGCGGGCCCGGATGCGGGACCAGTCGGCGCACACCACGCACCGGATGACCGACAGCCTGAACGGGATGTCCCACGACGTCGCGAACCGCAGCCGGGGCGTGGCGATGGGGATGCGGTACCGCGTCGCGGGCCGCTCGGCGGACGACGCCGTACTGCACGACCGGGTGCGGGCGGAGCTGGGGCGGCACGTGAGTCATCCGCATGCGCTGCAGGTGCGCGTGGACGCCGGTGTCGTGACGCTCACCGGTGACGTGCTGGCGGCCGAGGAGCATTCGGCCCGGCGCGGCGTCAAGCGGATCCCCGGCGTGAAAGGCGTCCACGCCCAGTGGACGGTGCACGACGAGCCAGGCGACGTGCCGACGCTCCAGGGCAAACCCACCTCACGCTCCAAGAGCTGA
- a CDS encoding LacI family DNA-binding transcriptional regulator, producing the protein MGKPSTVVTMADVARAAGVSTMTVSNVINGRPRVGAETRERVLATIGELGYQVNLAARHLRAGRTGVVGLAVPELERPYFGQLAGRLADRFEVHGLRVVTERTGASREGEMEAVAFSRLRMYDGLILSVVDIDPAELGQLRTDAPVVMIGERALPSRFDHVMMDNVDGARQAVGHLLATGARRVAMIGGDPDGSATMPALRAEGYTLAHTEAGVPVDRELNVRCSFGLQDGYDAIRGLRERGVAFDAVFGLTDVVAMGALRALADAGLRVPDDVQVIGFDDIDEAAFLVPALSTVNPGHEVLADTITSLMTAQINGRPVGGPQEIVVPARLVLRGTTLA; encoded by the coding sequence ATGGGAAAGCCCTCGACCGTGGTGACGATGGCTGATGTCGCGCGGGCGGCCGGGGTCTCGACGATGACCGTGTCGAACGTGATCAACGGCCGGCCGCGGGTGGGCGCCGAGACCCGTGAGCGGGTGCTGGCGACGATCGGTGAGCTCGGGTACCAGGTCAACCTGGCCGCCCGGCACCTGCGCGCCGGGCGCACCGGTGTCGTCGGTCTCGCCGTACCCGAACTGGAGCGCCCGTACTTCGGGCAGCTCGCCGGCCGGCTGGCCGACCGCTTCGAGGTGCACGGGCTGCGGGTCGTCACCGAACGCACCGGCGCCAGCCGCGAGGGGGAGATGGAGGCCGTCGCGTTCTCGCGGCTGCGGATGTACGACGGTCTGATCCTCAGCGTGGTCGACATCGACCCGGCCGAGCTCGGCCAGCTCCGCACCGACGCGCCGGTGGTGATGATCGGGGAGCGGGCGCTGCCGTCGCGCTTCGACCACGTGATGATGGACAACGTCGACGGCGCCCGGCAGGCGGTCGGGCACCTGCTGGCCACGGGCGCCCGCCGGGTGGCGATGATCGGCGGCGACCCGGACGGCTCGGCCACCATGCCCGCGCTCCGCGCCGAGGGGTACACGCTCGCGCACACCGAGGCCGGTGTGCCGGTCGACCGGGAGCTGAACGTCCGCTGCTCGTTCGGCCTGCAGGACGGGTACGACGCGATCCGGGGGCTGCGCGAGCGCGGGGTCGCGTTCGACGCGGTGTTCGGGCTGACCGATGTGGTCGCGATGGGTGCGCTGCGGGCGCTCGCGGACGCCGGGCTGCGGGTGCCGGACGACGTCCAGGTGATCGGCTTCGACGACATCGACGAGGCGGCGTTCCTGGTGCCGGCGCTGTCCACGGTGAACCCGGGTCACGAGGTCCTCGCCGACACCATCACCTCGCTGATGACGGCTCAGATCAACGGCCGGCCGGTCGGTGGGCCGCAGGAGATCGTCGTACCCGCGCGGCTGGTCCTCCGAGGTACGACCCTCGCCTGA